Genomic DNA from Candidatus Koribacter versatilis Ellin345:
CCCGATTGCCTGGATGAAGGTTCTCAAGCCCTACCAGAAGGACCGTCTGACCAGCTTCGTCGATCCCGAGGCTGATCCCCAGAAGGCGGGGTATCAAGTGTTGCAATCCCTCGTCGCCGTCGGTTCGGGTGGTTTAACTGGCAAAGGAATCCGCAAAGGCTCGCAAACACAGGGGTCTTTCCTTCCCATCCCGCAGACCGACTTCATTTTTGCAGCGTTCAGTGAAGAGCATGGATTTGTAGGCGCTATCTTCCTGTTGCTGCTATACTTCGTTGTGCTGATGCGTCTGATTCACGACGCTCAGACGGCGCCCGATAGGGCGGGAACGTTCATCGTGATGGGGGTAGTGGCCGTGTTGGCCTTCCACATCCTGGTGAACGTGGGCATGGTGGTCGGATTCATGCCTGTAACCGGAATTCCTTTGCCATTAATGAGTTACGGCGGGTCTTCCGTATTGTTCATGTTCCTCGCATTAGGCATCGTGATGAACGTACGAATGCGTCGATTTGTGAACTAAGACAGATCGCTCCGGCAGACGAATTGGGGCGAAGGTGGTAAAGAAGCCGCTGGCAGATAGGCCGCGGTGGATACAGAAGAGCAGGACCGGGCCGCTCCCGGCAGTTTGCTTCCCCAAACTGGGTCGAGGCGCTGGAAAAGGCGGAACAAGATACGTAGCCCTGACGATAACAAGGGCGAAACCGGAGCGACGAGAGTCGCCGGACAGGATTGAGCAAGCGCAGTGGTTTGGCGGGTAACGGCCCCTTCCAGAAGTTGAGGACGGAGAGAGCGGTCACAAACCCAATCACAGCGCCAGACGTTTGGTGATCAAGATTCCACAGTTGCTAGAGAATCCATTAAGCCCGCCGGATCGCGCGGAACTCGCGCAGCTTCGTCCGCCGGACTTGTCACCTGCATTCCTGCACGGCCTCACTTCGCCTCTCCGGTAAGACTGGCTTCCTCACGGAAGACCGGTCGCGGAGAAGTCAATGAACAAGGAACTGTACGTCTCTTCCAATCCACACGAAACCCGTGTGGCGCTCGTGGAAGATGATCAGCTCGCGGAGATTTTCTACGAACGCGAGAACGAATACACCTTAGCGGGATCCATTTACAAAGGGCGCGTCACGCGAGTTCTACCCGGAATGCAATCGGCATTCGTGGACGTCGGGCTTGAGCGCGATGCATTTCTGTATGTCTCGGATTTTCTCGACCTTCAGGACGAAGAAGACGAGGATTTTGAAGTAGCCGTCAAAACCAACGGCACTGCCGACAACACGCGCGAGGAGCGACCGGCGCGCCGCGACAATCGTCGTGAAGAGCGTCACGGCCGCGAGGAACGCCAAGCTCGTGAAGATCGCCCAAGCCGGGAAAATCGCCGCGAGCCGCGGCGCAATCGTGAGGAGCGCCAACCGCCTGGTGAGCCGCAGCAGCCGACCGCAATTTTCGAGGGTGGCTACAGCGAAGCTGAAGAAGAAACTGAGGAAGCCTCTGTCGAAACCGCGGGAACTGAGGAAGGGAACTCCACTGCGGAAGAGAACGGCGATGGAGAGGGCACGAGCCGCTGGCGTGGACGCCGCCGCCGCCGTGGTGGACGCCGCGGACGCAATGGTGAACGTTTTGAACGCACGGAAACTCAGCAGCAGGCTGCGTCAGCCTCCGCGGCAGAGTCCGAGGTCGAAGAGGAAGAACAGCCTGAGGTGCACGAAGAAGCTGCACCGGTCCCGGAAGCAGAAGTTGAAGAGCAGCCCCGTCGCGAGCGAGAAGATCAGGGTCGTCGTGACCGCGCCGAGCGCGGCACTCGCCGAGGACGCGACCGTGGCGGTCGTGACCGCGACCGCGGTGATCGTGAGAGTGGTGGTGGTGATTTTGGACCGCCTCCCGGATATCAGCCGATCGTCATGCCAGGCGAATCGCTTTCGAAGTATCGCAACCGTCCTGCGGCAGCCGAAACTCATGTTGAGCACCCGGCGCACGAGCAAACGCTTGAGACGCACGAACCTGTTCAGCATGAAGAGCACGAGTCGAACACACAGGAAGAAGCTGCGAGCATCGTGGCCGCCGCCTTTGAAGAGCACGCAGTACCCGCGGTAACGCACGAAGAGGCCGTCTCTGAGCCGCACACGGAAGAAGTCTCCGAAGCGGCACAACAGCACGACGAAGAGCCCACTGAAGGCTTTGCCGAATTGCGCGCCCCGCGGCAAGTCGCGGAAATGCGTGTGGATCCGGAAGCGGAAGCCTATCGGAAAGACGTCGAAGACGAATTCGAGGAAGAAGAACAGGTCGAAGAAGCCGAACGTGCCGAGCAGGAAAGCGCGGCAGAAGCTCTGAGTGCCCCTGCGGCAGAAGTCGCGCAAGACGAAGAGGCACTCAGCTCCGAACTCGAAGCCCAGCCCGTGGCTGAAGACGACGACGTCACTTACCATCGCGTCACCGAATACGAAGCGCCGCCCCGCATCCTTCCCGAAACCGCACCTGTGGGTAAGACCCTCGAGCACGAAACCTTCGATGGCGAAGAGTCCGGAGAATCCGTGCAACTGGCCGAAGACGACGCCGCCGAAGCCGACATGGAACTCGAAGAAGAAACTCTCGAGGCCGGTGGCGAAAACTCGGGTCGATGGATTCCTCAGGTCGCCGATATCGAAGAGGACTTTCACGAGCATCAGGCGGAAGACTTTGAGTACTCGAACGGCAACGGCGAAGCCGTAGAAGCCGCTGAAGGCGAGTTCGAAGAGGAAGGCGAAGAAGAAGGCGATGGCGAAGAAGAAGAGGCTGTCGCCGGAGAAACTGGCAGCAAGCCTCGACGCCAGTTTGATCGTGGACGTCGCGGGCGTCGTGGACGCCGCGGTGGACCGCCGATGAAGAACATGCAGTCGCGGAACACTCCGCTGATCTCCGACCTCCTAAAAGAAGGTCAGGAAATTCTGGTCCAGATCGCGAAGGAACCGATCGGTAAGAAGGGCGCGCGCATCACGAGCCACATTGCCCTGCCGGGACGTTTCCTCGTGTACATGCCGACCGTCAACCACGTCGGCGTGTCGCGCAAGATCGCGTCCGACGAAGAGCGTCAGCGCCTGAAGCGCATCGTGAGTAGCGAGCGCGAGAACGGCCATGGCGGCTTCATCGTGCGCACTGCAGCAGCGAATGTGAAGGAAGACGAGCTCCGCGCTGACATCCGCTTCCTTAAGCACCTGTGGAGCGAAATCAAAGGCCGCTCCGACAAGAGCAAGTCGCCGGCGCTCATCTACCACGATCTCAACCTCGTGGAGCGCGTGCTGCGCGACCAGGTGACCAGCGACTTCACCACCATCTGGGTCGATAACGAATCCGAATACGAACGCGTACTGCGCTTCGCCAGTCGCTTCCAGCCGTCCCTGGTGCGGAGGATCAAGCTCTACACCAAGAACACGCCGCTCTTCGAGGAGTTCGGAATCCAGGAAGAGATCAACAAGGCGTTGAAGGCGAAGGTGTGGTTGAAGAGCGGTGGCTACATCGTGATCAACCAGACGGAAGCCCTCGTCGCGATTGATATCAACACCGGCAAATACGTCGGCAAGACGACACGCCTCGAAGACACCATCGTGAAGACGAACGTGGACGCGATCAAAGAGATCGTGCGCCAAATCCGCTTGCGCGATCTTGGCGGAATCATTGTGATCGACTTCATCGACATGGATGAGCGCAAGAACCGCCAGAAGGTCATGGCTGCGCTCGAAGAAGCTCTGAAGTCCGATCGCGCGCCTTCAAAGGTGCTCCAGTTTAACGACTTCGGACTAGTGGCAATCACCCGTAAACGCGTCAAGCAATCGCTGGAACGCACGCTGGGCACGCCGTGTTCGTACTGCGAAGCGACTGGCTTCGTGAAGTCCGTGCCGACTATGTGCAGCGAGATCTATACCGAAGTTCGGAAGCTCGCTAAGCATCTCGATGGTAAGGACGTGACGATCCGCGTGAACCCGGAAGTCGCGAAAGCGATCAAGGAAAATAACGGAAAGCTGGTCCAGGAATTCGAAGAACTCACGGGCAAAACCGTGATCGTGAAGAGCGATCCCGCGATGCACCAGGAACACTTCGACATTCACTAAGTTTCGGAACTGTTTAACTGAACGCCGGGCCGCAAGCCCGGCTTTTTTTGTTTTTCTGACTGTACCGATTGGTGCGGAGCAATCAGATCTGTGTTCAGGATTGCATGAACCAAAATGAAATTTCGCGGCGCGAACCTGTACCTTAACCCTCAGCAATTCAACTGAAAATTGGCTGAAAATATCGTCTCTCGATGTTTATAAGGTCCCCGCAAAGCCTGAAGATTTCGGCACAAAACCCGGGATTTGCCGGAGTAACCTGCAAGAAACCTCAAAAATCAGTCCAGACCGGGTCTACTACCTCCGTAACGTCCCTTATGGGAATCCTCGACCTTAGGGGTTCTTCGGTGCATTTTCCGCACCGAAGTCGCTACTACCCCAACAGCTAGTAGTGTCCATGCAGATGTGGCGCAGCATCTTGTTTCTTTTGCCGTCGTTGTACTTTAGGAGTTATTGGCAGAAAGTGGTGTGGATGCAGAAGTTTATCTTGACACCCTCCCTCGTAACCCTGATATAAACAGCAGCACTGAAAGTCCCCCCGAGATTCAGAGAAGTCGATTTGTTCAGAAGACCAAAATGAACACGTGTGAGCGTGTTTGTGTGCGGTCTCTGCGCCAAGGGGCAAAGCTCGATGGCCGAATCTCCAGAAGTAATGAACATTCGCCAAGCGTCGGAGTATCTGGGCGTGAGCCCGGACACGCTCTACAAGTACGTTTCGGAAGAGCGTATCCCGGCGTTCAAACTTGGCAATCGCTGGAAATTCAAGAAGACGATTCTGGACTCGTGGATGGAACGCAAGAGCAGTGTGGGTGAAGGACGCGAGAAGAAGAAACCGAAGTCCGCGCGGGCAGTAGCAAGCGGACACTAGAGGCGGGGCGCATGTTTGGACTGGGAACAGCAAAGAGCATAGTTGGCCTGGATATCGGATCCAGCAGCATCAAGGCCGTGGAGTTAAAGAAGTCGCGCAATGGCGTAGAAGTGGCGCACATGGCCATGGAGCCCCTGTCGTCTGACATCGTCGTGGACTCGATGATTGTGGACAGCGGCAGCGTCGCCAGCGCAATTACCAAGATCTTTACGGAGTCGGGCATCAAGACTCGTGCGGTAGCGACCTCGGTCAGCGGACACTCCGTGATCGTGAAGCGCATCCCGATGTCGACGATGAGCGACTCTGAACTTTCCGGCATCATCCAGACCGAAGCCGCGCAACACATCCCGTTCGATATCTCGGACGTCAGCATTGACTACCAGATCCTTTCCGACACCGGTGGCTCGACGATGGACGTCCTGCTGGTCGCGGTGAAGAAAGACAAAATTCTTAACTACACGAACGTTCTGTCGCTCGCCGGCAAGTCTCCGGCGGTGGTGGACATCGACGCGTTCGCCCTCCAGAACTGCTACGAATACAACTATCAACCCGGTCCGGGCGCGACAGTTGCGTTGTTGAATCTCGGCGCCAGCGTAATGAACATCAACATCGTGAAGGGCACCACACCCCTGTTCACGCGCGATGTGAGCGTCGGCGGCCACCAATACACCGATTCGTTGCAGAAGGAACTGGATCTCAGCTTTGAAGACGCGGAAGCGCTGAAGCTCGGTAAGAAAGTGGGCACAGTCAGCGAAGACGCGAAGATGCCGATCCTCCAGCAAGTGACCGAAATCATCGTGCTGGAAATTCAGAAGACTTTCGACTTCTTCCGCGCTACCGCGACGGGAGAGCACATTGAGCGCATTTACCTCGCGGGCGGTTCGTCGCAGGTGCCGGGCCTGATTGAAGGCCTGCGCCAGGAGTTCTCGCTCCCAGTCGAGATCCTCAATCCATTCCAGCGCATTGAACCGCCTCTTGGCACGGGCGCGGATCTCGCCGACAAGAACGCCGGCCAGATGGCAGTTGCCGTGGGACTCGCCCTTAGGAGTTTTGACGAATTATGATCAAGATCAATTTACTTGGCTCTCCAGCTCAAAAGCACGGTAAGGGCGCGACCATGCCGGTCATGCCTTCCGACGGAACGAGTCCGTTGTTCGCAGTTCTGATCGTGCTGGTGATCTTTGGACTGGGCAACGGTATCGTGTACTACGTAATCGACAAGCAGGGCAAAGAGATTCAGCAGCAGATCGCGCAGGCGGACGCAGAGCAAAAGCGTTTGGCGCAAGTTAAAGCTGCCTATCTCGAGAAGCAGCGTCAAGCCGACCTTTACAAGCGCCGCGTTGACGTGATCGACCAGTTACGCGCGAACCAGGCTGGCCCGGCGAACCTGCTGGCAAGCCTTGGCGACACGGTCAACGGTACGGAAGCGGTCTGGTTGTCGAAGATGACCGACAGTGGTGCCGCGATCGACCTTACCGGTACTGCCCTGAGCAACAACGCCGTTGCGAACCTGATGGCGAACCTCAAGAAAACGGGCTTGTTCAAGAACGTTGAGCTCAAGGAAACGGTGCAAGACGCCGGAGTGAAGGACTATCAGGCGTTTAACTTCACACTGACGTGTGAGAAGGGCAAATCCTAAGTCGGGGCACAGATATGGCAAGCTTTAGCGATATGAAGCCAATTGCACAGTGGACGATCATCATCGGCCTCGCCGTCGTGGTCACCGCTGGTATGTACATGTTCGTCTATAAGGGCATGGCGGAAGCCAACCAGGCGAACTTGCAGGTGTTGAAAGACAAGCAGGCAGAAATCGACCAACTCCGTCCTTACGAAGCGAAGTTGCCGGAGTTGCTCGCGCAGATCGAATCTCTGAAACAGCAGATGGAGATTCAGAAGAAGATCGTGCCGGACGAGAAGGAAGCGGACAAGTTCATCCACCTGATGCAGGACACCGCTGCACAGTCTGGCGTTGAAGTCCGCCGCTATACCTCTCAGGCAGCACAGCAGAAAGAGTTCTACACCGAAGTCCCCTTCCAGATGGAAGTGGATGGACCGTACTACTCGATGCTGAACTTCTTTGAGCGCACCGGAAAGCTGGAACGGATTGTGAATATGACCGGCTTGACGATGGGTGCGATTAGAGGCAAGGGCGCAGCTGCAGGCAAGTATGAATACGCTCCCAACGAGAGCGTGGTTGCAGTCGCCACCGCAAGCACTTTCTATAGCCGCGACGTTGCTCCAACTCCCGCCCCTGCTGCGAAGCCGGCGGCAAAGTAAGAGGCGAAGATTATGAAGGTTCGAACCGGAATCTTGATGCTGGTGGTAGCGACGGGCAGCCTTTGGGCGCAGCAGCCCGCGCCTGCTCCGGCACCTGCGCAGACGCAAGCTGCTCCTGCGGAGAAACCGAAAGCGGAAGCCTCGGCTAAGCCCGCAACCAAAAAGAAGTCTTCTTCAAAGAAATCCGCGGCTGCCTCTAACTCAGGCGGTGCCGTGGCGACGAATGTCGCGGCGAAGCCGAAGCGTGCAGCCGGTCCGGGCAAACGGGATCCATTCGTTAGCCCGATCCGTGCGAATGCAAACGAGCCGATCAACTGCGGTACCGGAAAGCGCTGCCTGGTAGTTGATCAAACCAACCTTCAGGGCATCGTCAAGGCGCCGAACGGCATGATCGCGGTGGTTTCAAACCCCGCGAACAAAGCATATTTCCTGCGCGAGAACGATCCCGTGTACAACGGTTTCGTGATGCGCATCACTCCGGATAGCGTCGTTTTCCGGGAGCAAGTCACCGACAAACTCGGCAAGAAATACACACGCGAGGTTGTCAAGAAAGTTTCCGCCCCCGTGGTTTAAGCGGTGGCGTCGCGCAGTGCGCGGGCAAAATAGAACATCATTTTGCAACTAGATCTTTGAGCAGTTGGGTCCGTTAAGCAGTTGCATTGCAAACCGACTCCGTCGAGTGCTGTAGATGAACGGAGAGGCGCGCTAACGCTCTAGTGCGATTGAGTTCCGAACAAGGGCGGGATTCACGATCTGCACGGCTAGCCGGTGAAACCACCGGACCGTGAGGAGAATTTAGATGAGGCTGAAGCAACTACTGGGTGTTTCCGTAACGCTGCTCGCGCTGGCTGGCGCTGCAGCGGCCGCCGGGTCGCAGTTGACCAACGTAAACGTCGCGTCGGAGGGAACTTCGACTGTCGTTACGCTGCACACGACCGGCGCCTTCACGCATAACGAATATCGACCTGCAGACAATTTGATGCTGGTCGATTTGACGGGTGTTTCCGCCGGACAACTCCAGGAGCGCATGCGCAACCTGGATGCTGCCAGCGTGAAGTCGTACCGCGTGCTGACTTATACGGGCACCAGCGGAACGGAAGTCACCCGGGTTGAATTGGCTCTTGTGCCGGGAGCCGCTGTTGAGGTCGATAAGAAAGACGCCGACCTCACATTAAAGATCTCGGGCGGGGAAGTAGCGGCTGCGGCTCCGGTGAGGGCACCGGCAGCAGCGCCCGTTGCTCCTGCGCCTGTTGCTACGGCAACCGCAGCTCCCGCAGCGAACACCACGCCGGTCATGATCCGGCAGGTGAACGTGACGCGCGGCGCGAATGGCATGGAAGTCGCCATCTCGCCACGCACAGCGGCTGCTCCGATTACGCAGACGCTGTCGGGCCCCGACCGTCTCGTGATCGATCTGCCAAACGCGATCCCGGCCGTACGCACCAAGCAGATCGCCGTCAACAGCTCTGACATTAAGGGCGTCCGCATCTCGCGTTACCAGGAGAATCCTCCGGTTACGCGCATTGTTGTGGACATGACCAGCGCGCATGATTTCCAGCTGGTACCCGGCGAAAAGGAACTGGTCGTAAAGCTGACGCCCTCGATGGCGAAGGCTGCTCCAGCTCCAGTGGTCGAGAGCAAGCCCGCAGCGACGGAAGTCGCAAAGGCTGACGCTCCGGCTGCGATCCCGGCTGCCGCACCTGCCGCTACCGACACCAAGCCCACCGCCACACCGGCGCCGAGCTTCGTGATGGTTGACGCGCAGAACCCGGTCAACGTTCCGAAACCTGCTCCGGCCGTTCGCTCGTTGGAAGCCGCCTCTGTGATGGCTACGACCATCGCCAAGGACAAGGTTGACAACGTTCTTCCGCCGACAGCATCGGAAGCACCAGCCGGCGCCGTGAACCTGGCGCAGGAACAACAGACGCAACAGCACAGCGCTCAGCCGGCGTCGGGTCCCCGCTACACGGGCGAACCGATCTCGGTGAACCTGAAGGATGTCGACCTGAAGGACTTCTTCCGCCTGATCCACGAAATCAGCGGCTTGAACGTCGTTCTCGACCCCAGCGTCAAAGGCACCGTAACCCTGGTGCTCGACGACGTACCGTGGGATCAGGCCCTCGACATCGTGTTGCGGAACAACGGCCTTGACCGTCAGCTCGACGGCAACGTCCTTCGCATCGCCTCAATCGAAACGCTGCGCACGGAAGCCGTTGCCCGCCGCCAGCAGCTCGAAGCGCAGGCCCTCGCGGTGGACAAGGTCACCGTCACCCGTTTCCTGAGCTACGCTCGCTCGGCCGATCTCGTCCCGACACTGAAGAAGTTCCTCAGCGCTCGCGGCGACATCATTGCCGACGGCCGTATGAATGCTCTCGTGATCTCGGATATTCCGGGCGTCATCCCGAGCTTGGACCGCTTGATCTCGCAACTTGACCGCAAGACGCAGGAAGTTGAAATCGAAGCCCGCGTCGTGGCGGCAACCCGCACCTTCGTACGTGAGCTTGGTATTCAGCTCGGCGGCGGCTGGGGCGGCGCCTCCACATCGGTCAGCGGCAACCCGAACGCTGGTTTCGGTAGTACGAACTTCAAGAACCCGGCCGGACAGCCGATTACCGGGGCTCCGTTCCCGATTTCCACGACCGGCGCTTTCCCGCTCTTCACCAACTTCCAGGTGTTGAACCCGACAGCCGGCCTTGAACTCATCAACATCGGCCA
This window encodes:
- a CDS encoding helix-turn-helix domain-containing protein, giving the protein MAESPEVMNIRQASEYLGVSPDTLYKYVSEERIPAFKLGNRWKFKKTILDSWMERKSSVGEGREKKKPKSARAVASGH
- a CDS encoding PilN domain-containing protein, coding for MIKINLLGSPAQKHGKGATMPVMPSDGTSPLFAVLIVLVIFGLGNGIVYYVIDKQGKEIQQQIAQADAEQKRLAQVKAAYLEKQRQADLYKRRVDVIDQLRANQAGPANLLASLGDTVNGTEAVWLSKMTDSGAAIDLTGTALSNNAVANLMANLKKTGLFKNVELKETVQDAGVKDYQAFNFTLTCEKGKS
- the pilQ gene encoding type IV pilus secretin family protein, whose amino-acid sequence is MRLKQLLGVSVTLLALAGAAAAAGSQLTNVNVASEGTSTVVTLHTTGAFTHNEYRPADNLMLVDLTGVSAGQLQERMRNLDAASVKSYRVLTYTGTSGTEVTRVELALVPGAAVEVDKKDADLTLKISGGEVAAAAPVRAPAAAPVAPAPVATATAAPAANTTPVMIRQVNVTRGANGMEVAISPRTAAAPITQTLSGPDRLVIDLPNAIPAVRTKQIAVNSSDIKGVRISRYQENPPVTRIVVDMTSAHDFQLVPGEKELVVKLTPSMAKAAPAPVVESKPAATEVAKADAPAAIPAAAPAATDTKPTATPAPSFVMVDAQNPVNVPKPAPAVRSLEAASVMATTIAKDKVDNVLPPTASEAPAGAVNLAQEQQTQQHSAQPASGPRYTGEPISVNLKDVDLKDFFRLIHEISGLNVVLDPSVKGTVTLVLDDVPWDQALDIVLRNNGLDRQLDGNVLRIASIETLRTEAVARRQQLEAQALAVDKVTVTRFLSYARSADLVPTLKKFLSARGDIIADGRMNALVISDIPGVIPSLDRLISQLDRKTQEVEIEARVVAATRTFVRELGIQLGGGWGGASTSVSGNPNAGFGSTNFKNPAGQPITGAPFPISTTGAFPLFTNFQVLNPTAGLELINIGHSYGLDLYLSAAEQRGLLKILSRPRVVTQNNVTALVRQGFRLPVVTLSQLNGPPTVTYVDAFLRLTVTPQITVENTIFLAVDVENTTPDFTRTVLGNPILLTQQTTTQVLVTDGGTVTIGGVVQTQNTLTSQEVPILGDIPILKYLFMHKTTNTQTQELIFFITPKIVQT
- a CDS encoding type 4a pilus biogenesis protein PilO, with the protein product MKPIAQWTIIIGLAVVVTAGMYMFVYKGMAEANQANLQVLKDKQAEIDQLRPYEAKLPELLAQIESLKQQMEIQKKIVPDEKEADKFIHLMQDTAAQSGVEVRRYTSQAAQQKEFYTEVPFQMEVDGPYYSMLNFFERTGKLERIVNMTGLTMGAIRGKGAAAGKYEYAPNESVVAVATASTFYSRDVAPTPAPAAKPAAK
- a CDS encoding Rne/Rng family ribonuclease; amino-acid sequence: MNKELYVSSNPHETRVALVEDDQLAEIFYERENEYTLAGSIYKGRVTRVLPGMQSAFVDVGLERDAFLYVSDFLDLQDEEDEDFEVAVKTNGTADNTREERPARRDNRREERHGREERQAREDRPSRENRREPRRNREERQPPGEPQQPTAIFEGGYSEAEEETEEASVETAGTEEGNSTAEENGDGEGTSRWRGRRRRRGGRRGRNGERFERTETQQQAASASAAESEVEEEEQPEVHEEAAPVPEAEVEEQPRREREDQGRRDRAERGTRRGRDRGGRDRDRGDRESGGGDFGPPPGYQPIVMPGESLSKYRNRPAAAETHVEHPAHEQTLETHEPVQHEEHESNTQEEAASIVAAAFEEHAVPAVTHEEAVSEPHTEEVSEAAQQHDEEPTEGFAELRAPRQVAEMRVDPEAEAYRKDVEDEFEEEEQVEEAERAEQESAAEALSAPAAEVAQDEEALSSELEAQPVAEDDDVTYHRVTEYEAPPRILPETAPVGKTLEHETFDGEESGESVQLAEDDAAEADMELEEETLEAGGENSGRWIPQVADIEEDFHEHQAEDFEYSNGNGEAVEAAEGEFEEEGEEEGDGEEEEAVAGETGSKPRRQFDRGRRGRRGRRGGPPMKNMQSRNTPLISDLLKEGQEILVQIAKEPIGKKGARITSHIALPGRFLVYMPTVNHVGVSRKIASDEERQRLKRIVSSERENGHGGFIVRTAAANVKEDELRADIRFLKHLWSEIKGRSDKSKSPALIYHDLNLVERVLRDQVTSDFTTIWVDNESEYERVLRFASRFQPSLVRRIKLYTKNTPLFEEFGIQEEINKALKAKVWLKSGGYIVINQTEALVAIDINTGKYVGKTTRLEDTIVKTNVDAIKEIVRQIRLRDLGGIIVIDFIDMDERKNRQKVMAALEEALKSDRAPSKVLQFNDFGLVAITRKRVKQSLERTLGTPCSYCEATGFVKSVPTMCSEIYTEVRKLAKHLDGKDVTIRVNPEVAKAIKENNGKLVQEFEELTGKTVIVKSDPAMHQEHFDIH
- the pilM gene encoding type IV pilus assembly protein PilM → MFGLGTAKSIVGLDIGSSSIKAVELKKSRNGVEVAHMAMEPLSSDIVVDSMIVDSGSVASAITKIFTESGIKTRAVATSVSGHSVIVKRIPMSTMSDSELSGIIQTEAAQHIPFDISDVSIDYQILSDTGGSTMDVLLVAVKKDKILNYTNVLSLAGKSPAVVDIDAFALQNCYEYNYQPGPGATVALLNLGASVMNINIVKGTTPLFTRDVSVGGHQYTDSLQKELDLSFEDAEALKLGKKVGTVSEDAKMPILQQVTEIIVLEIQKTFDFFRATATGEHIERIYLAGGSSQVPGLIEGLRQEFSLPVEILNPFQRIEPPLGTGADLADKNAGQMAVAVGLALRSFDEL